One segment of Macaca fascicularis isolate 582-1 chromosome 2, T2T-MFA8v1.1 DNA contains the following:
- the SMCO1 gene encoding single-pass membrane and coiled-coil domain-containing protein 1 — MNNETTTLISLKEAMKRVDHKLQALEAQFRELDFTKDNLMQKFEHHSKTLASQAAQDEMWTAVRALEFTSMELNILYSYVIEVLTCLHTRVLEKLPDLVRGLPTLASVLRRKVKNERIRVVWDSVLEECGLQEGDVTALCTFFIAHGNKAEHYTDKARQMCLRDITLLITHMVENQALQDSLLRAVQVIEKGKAVRTPEEQKSPLKESIPSVKT; from the exons ATGAACAATGAAACCACAACCCTGATATCCTTGAAGGAGGCAATGAAAAG AGTAGACCACAAACTCCAAGCGTTAGAAGCACAGTTCAGAGAACTAGACTTCACCAAGGATAACCTGATGCAGAAATTCGAGCATCATAGTAAGACTCTGGCAAGCCAAGCAGCCCAAGATGAGATGTGGACAGCAGTTCGGGCACTCGA GTTCACTTCAATGGAATTGAATATTTTATACAGCTACGTCATTGAAGTACTTACCTGCTTACATACTCGTGTGCTTGAGAAGCTGCCAGACCTGGTGAGAGGTCTTCCAACCTTAGCCTCTGTACTCAGACGAAAAGTTAAGAACGAGCGCATTAGAGTTGTATGGGATTCCGTTCTGGAGGAGTGCGGGCTGCAAGAAGGAGACGTCACAGCACTTTGTACCTTCTTTATTGCACACGGTAACAAGGCAGAACACTATACTGACAAAGCGAGGCAGATGTGCCTCAGGGACATCACGCTCCTGATCACTCACATGGTAGAGAACCAGGCTCTGCAGGACAGTTTGCTGAGGGCTGTGCAGGTAATTGAGAAGGGGAAAGCAGTCAGGACCCCTGAAGAGCAAAAGTCGCCCCTCAAAGAGTCGATACCATCCGTCAAAACCTAA